A single region of the Halobacterium wangiae genome encodes:
- the gvpL gene encoding gas vesicle protein GvpL: protein MTDPQPVDDGNADLDFEEGRYLYCAVYADDDATISAEGLDGESVSLLVADGVGVVVQPVDSVFDSEDLTQVREWLLTHQGVVDDAGEAFGTPLPFRFDTILRGDDEIVFEWLAGHRAEIEDALSWLAGRWEYRIEVRWDEAAVTESVRDTEDLQALADRVEDASEGTGFLLESQYETRLTELLAERRREVEADLAERLEPHAVEIQMTGEGPGVFSGGADDGFETVTQFSVLAEREAEGAIGDQLEPIADRPNYDVRYTGPWPPYSFAPEIGGEQ from the coding sequence ATGACCGACCCCCAACCCGTCGACGACGGGAATGCGGACCTCGACTTCGAGGAGGGACGCTACCTCTACTGTGCGGTGTACGCCGACGACGACGCGACCATCTCGGCGGAGGGCCTCGACGGCGAGTCAGTCTCACTGCTCGTCGCGGACGGCGTCGGCGTGGTCGTCCAGCCGGTCGACTCGGTGTTCGACTCCGAGGACCTGACCCAGGTGCGGGAGTGGCTGCTCACCCACCAGGGAGTGGTCGACGACGCCGGAGAGGCCTTCGGGACGCCGCTGCCGTTCCGCTTCGACACGATCCTCCGCGGCGACGACGAGATAGTCTTCGAGTGGCTCGCGGGCCACCGTGCGGAGATCGAGGACGCGCTCTCGTGGCTCGCCGGGCGCTGGGAGTACCGCATCGAGGTGCGCTGGGACGAGGCAGCCGTCACCGAGTCGGTACGGGACACCGAGGACCTCCAGGCGCTCGCCGACCGGGTCGAGGACGCCTCGGAGGGGACGGGGTTCCTGCTCGAGTCGCAGTACGAGACCCGTCTCACGGAGCTCCTGGCGGAGCGACGCCGAGAGGTGGAGGCGGACCTCGCCGAGCGACTCGAACCCCACGCGGTCGAGATCCAGATGACGGGCGAGGGCCCGGGCGTGTTCTCGGGCGGGGCAGACGACGGCTTCGAGACGGTGACACAGTTCTCCGTCCTCGCCGAACGCGAGGCGGAGGGAGCCATCGGCGACCAACTCGAGCCGATCGCCGACCGGCCGAACTACGACGTCCGGTACACCGGCCCGTGGCCACCGTACAGCTTCGCGCCGGAGATCGGGGGTGAGCAGTAG